The DNA sequence cttggggtgctatatagaaccatgcaggctttaaagaacccttagggggttcctttgatgaatacTTCAAAATTAtctaaagaaccatttaggggtggcaTAATGTATATGAAGCATACATTTTGGTTCTATATGGCaccttttttttctaagagtgtagggagggagggaaacgcCGGGGCACGGAGCTTGAAGGGCACGCGTAACATTAACCAGACGGGAGGCACAGTGGGCAATAAACATTATCATTGCTGTGGATGAGCTGACAttcagatgagagagggagagacagaccgacagacagagagagagagagagagcgatagagagagatggagataaagagagagagagagagagagagagagagagagagaggggggaggactGGCGGAGCCACGCAGCTGGTGGGGGGTTTAAGACTGTAATACAGCAGTGTGCGGGTGGGAAAGTAATGACTATCTATCCAAACGGCTCCAAAAACGAGGGCTGGCGCCAAGTGAAGGacatgagagagacacagagacagaaagagacgtCTGACTGTGTGATGATCACTTTAAAAAATGTATGCAAAGAAATGGatgtctgcaagtgtgtgtctgtgcttgtgtgcgtatgtgattGTGTCTCTATACATTAGCATATGGGTCTATCTCAGTATGGTCAGATGGAAACTTTTATTTAATGAAGATGTGCCAGTTACTCCCAGTAGAgagagtagagacagagagaggagaggagaggagaggagaggagaggagagcaagacaAGATGCCTGTAGACGATGACATATGGGTAAAATATGATAAATGTGAGTTAATTGAGGCTACAGACATATTTAGATGAAGCTGCTTATGTATGCGTGTTACAGTGTCTGGGTGAATGTTTATGAAGTGgacaaaatatgtgtgtgtgtgtgtttgtgtgtctctcactgGAAGAATCTCTTGGCACAGTGCTCCAAAGGCATCCTCTTATAATACAGCTTCTTCAGGTCCCGCCGGCTCAGCTTCCCGTCCTGATTACGGTCCAGAAGGACAAACCTCCGCTGGCCAAATGACCCGGGATGGACAGAGCAAAGAAAGAAGGATGAAAGAAGGATGAAAGAAAGACTGGAGAGGTGGCGCTAAGGGCTGGCCAATTTCGACAGGTTAGCTATTAACggatatcatttcacaacaagCGTAACGTTTTCCTATTGAATAATTTAGTGATTATTGATTATTAGTGATACATAGCTGCTATTTATATGTCCGCATCTGAAAATAAGGACAAACACAGGAAGGCTGAAACACGAACTGGTCATCCTTAAATAAAAATCACCTCGGGGGAGCTGCATTGATCAAAAGGTTTTCACTTCAAAGCTACCAGTGTGATGACATCAGCATGAGATAGTCaagccaggagagagaggctgcttTTGCACCAGCACTTCGTCATTTAGTGGTGTAATAATCCTGTTAGTCTAGAAAGTTCCAGAGAATATAAACGCTTTGCAATATGGAGATGTGTCTGAACATGACATTCTGCCAATAGGACACGTGTCTGTCGATTACATGTCTATCTTTCACCATTTGAAGAGGTTGAGGACTCTATCGGAGTGAGGTTGAGAAATATCTGATTCCGTTTCAATTGAAATATAACCATAACCCCACTTTAACATGCACTTTCAGTTAAGGTATTGCATTgttataaataaaaaagaaaacacatacGGTAATCTAAAAGTGATCCTGCTCGGCTTTTAATCACGACTTTCAGCAAGATTATTATGGAGCAGTTAGCCATCTGCCTCTGCTTCTCCATGCCCAGTCTGTGCCCTTGTGTgggcgtgagagtgtgtgattcAGGGGGTTTACCTGGGCAAGCTGGATGCGTGCTGTGTGGCTCAGACAGCTCTGAGAGGGGGCTTGGGGGTCATAGCTCTCTCCCATACGGCTCAGCAGCAAGAACCAGTCCAGCAGCCGGTAGGGAAACTGACCAAACTCCTCGTCCGTGCACTGAGCCTTGGGCACTGGgtagaacacagacacacacacacacacacacacacacacacacacacacacacacacacacagacacagacagacagacagacagacagacagacagacagacagacagacacacacacacacacacacacacacacacacacacacacacagacacagacacacactttgaatGCTTTGATGTTCTATCAGAGCAACAATATACTCTTAATGCAGTCGGTTTATAGAGGTAAGATATATGTCTTGGATTAGGACTGAAAGGGAGATAAggaatttatttttgtttatagTGTGCTTTGTAAcaaaacacatgtgtgtgtgtgttgatgggtcAGTGCATGTATAGTTACCCATACAAGGTCCAGGGTGTGCAAGACCAATGCGACGTTTCTTCCGACAGGCTTCTTTATGCAGCAGACACTCATTTCCGTAGGTCTTCcccaaaacactacacactgacaccccCTGGCTGTAAATGTATGCAAGTACACAATTGTTAGGATTTCATCTGTCAAGGGGTCAGACACACTTCCTACGTCTGGAGAAAGCTGTGGAGGATTTTGGCTTAAATGCAGCTTGGAAATAGATGAGATAAAATTTCCAAGGCAATCCAGTGTCGTTTTTGAGCCGAGCTGAAAGTTGGTCAAGAAAACTTTGATGAGGTTCTCGTTTCAATTTATGGTCTGGTTTAGAAGAAATGCAGGGAGTTTTTGTCCCTGTGTCCAAATACACAATACTTTACATTCTCCTTGTCTCCAACTATCTGAACCTCTAttgtcctatgtgtgtgtgtgtgtgtgtgtgtgtgtgtgtatgtatgtgtgtttgtgggtgtgtgtttgtctgtgtgtgtgtttcttaccgTGGACAagcctgaggacacacacactttgggacGAGATATCCTCCCTTCTTCACTACCTGACACCAGGATCCTACTGGACTGTGGCATTTCAGCAAGCCACACAATGTCtctagagagacacagacatacagtagatgtcaGAAGTCAGCTGTTTGCTCAAATAATAGTCAGTGAGAAAGACAATGGCTCCATGCTACTTCTCACCTGGATCCACTCTGCCAAGGTATGGCTTTAACATGTCCTCCGCTTGCCTCTGTCTCCGCTGTGCTCTAcctccctttacacacacacacatgcacacacacacgcacacacacgcacacacacgcacacacacacacacacacacacacacacacacacacacacacacacacacacacgcacacacacacacacacacacacacacacacacacacacacacacacacacacacacacacacacacacacacacacacacccacacacacacacacacacacacatacacacaccacagagagagagagagagagagagagagagagagtgagggagaaatacattgtacacacacagacacgggcaCACATACAAAGCAGGGCACATCCAAATCGAACATCATTCCACAGAGGGCTGTTGGAACAGGTGTTTGTAGTTTCATGCTGTTTTCACGATTTTCATGTCTATTTCAACATGTGCGTGGGTTTTgacatgtctctctccctctctctctctctccctctctctgtatctccctctctctgtccccctctctctctccctctctctctctctctctccctctctctctctctctctctctctctctctctctctccagttctcaAAACACCACCAAAGACTTTGTAGTGAGATCCAGGTCACATGCCAAAGCCAAAGCCAGAGTGTACCTCATTCTTATCAGAAACAGGTGCTGTCTGATctgctacacaaacacatacacatacacataaacacacacacacacacacacacacacacacacacacacacacacacacatacacacacgcatgcatgcgcatacacattacacaaacacacaaacatgcacacgcacagacacacagacacacagacacacatagacacacagacacagacaggctctctctctctcacacacacacacacacacacacacacacacaaacaccgacacacacacacacacacacacacacacactaagcccaGCCATGCCACAAGTTGTTTCAATAGAAATGTTGGTAAATTCAAGCATTCAGGCATTTTCAACAGGAAATTGCATAACTGTTTTTGAAAACCACTCCATGCCCTGCTATTTGTTTTGCTGGACTCTTCTCTTCCATTTTATATCACAGCAGTAAATGCTCACCGTGACTGTCCTGGGTTGAAACGTCAGCAGCACCAACAGCAGGATCAGGTTGATGGGAACCAGCATGGTCCTGGACACAGCTCAAACAGCCACGGGTCAGGAGATGTCTGAAAGCAAACCAcgacatttacacacaaataAGTTTAAAACTTTCACTCACAATAACATCTCACAACACAGTCTTACTGTTTCAAATGACACATTCAGGCATCACACTTATCTGACTAAATGAATGACGTGAGAAAAAATGCTGGTAGCTCGACTGAAAGAGAAAGCTTTCCCTGTgcacttgctatagaagatagATTACCTTTCGACTCACACTATGATATatgtcttctctctcctgttgtTGAAATCAGTCTAATGAAATTCTGGTGTCACAGTATTTGAAGTTCCCATCTGTGCTTATGCGTCGGAGCCCCAGCGATAATATGTCTCCGTCATTAGGAAGTCATTAGTCTACATTACTCCAAAAGCAGGATAGAATTACATAGAGGAGCAAGTCAAGCATTGACAGAGCTAGTCATTCCTGGGCTGTTTCTTTAATTGCACTCGCAAGACTTACCAAGagcttctcttctttcttcttttctgtcgttattcttttgtttctttctttggcTGCCAAGAAAAtattctttctgtctatctctctcttcctctctttctctgaactactactcctcctctttgtgtgtttttactgCCTTTCTTTACTGCATTCTTTTATTTGATCTGCCTATTTTTACACTCTTCTTCTTCCATCTGTCCATCACCCCGTCGTCGATCCAATTTCTCGATATGGTCTTTGCTACATTCTCAGTCCAATGGCAGTTCACtaccacacagcacaggacacaaacacagctcTCTTATGACTTGTCATGATACTGTCctttgggtgtgtttgtatgttttctctctctttctctcttgctgtctctgttCCCTGTTTTCCACCCCCTGGAGGGATGATGGAATGGGGTACAGTGGGTTTGGCTGGGGTTGAGCCCATGTGTTTCTCCCTGACCCGTAAATCACAAGCACTGTGGCTTAGTGCCAGGCTCAATGAGAACCAGTCCTCCTCAAGACCTCATACCCACCACCCACAAcacccttcttcctctctctgcatctcttctactctctctctctctctttctctctctctcacacgcacgcatgcatgcacgcacgcatgcacgcacgcacgcacgcacgcacgcacgcacgcacgcacgcacaaacacacacacacacacacacacacacacacacacacacacacacacacacacacacacacacacacacacacacggcctatATCTGCCTACTGTTATATCTGTTTTCCTGGACATGATACTAACACAGATTTTATCTTGACCTTTACAGGAAATAGTGCACAGTGAGAGTCGAGGATGCATGTACTGCCTGTTTACTACATAACTAGCAACTTTTACACAGGCAATGTGCCTGCCATATTACAGTAATTATCTAATTTTCTCAAGAAAACAGTGTTTCATTATCTCAAGAATTGAGATGGGAATAACCTGAGAATTGTAATACACAGAATGGAATGGACATTCAAAATAATCTGAGTTATTCTCTCTAGAAGTTAAAAGTGATAACCCTGACAGGCCTTGATAACCAAAATACCTGTATGATATAAGTAACTTCacagtgccatctagtggtcaaaGGCTAATTCGGTTGATGTAAAACAGCTGAtactcactcattctcacaAAACCAGGGGACACCAAAAGGATTTGAAatatgcatgtttgtatttctAGTTTTAAACTAGGCTAGGACATGTGACTTTTTTGGGCCTTGTTGTATCTTATTTTCATGTTGGAAGTCACTGGCTAAAAGCTCTCGGGGTTCGTCACTGGATTAAATTTTCATGGTGTTGGTTGAAGTGTTCTTGAAGTTAACTGAGGTggaaacattctctctctcattgtgtgtgtgtgtgtgtgcgcgcatgcataagtgtatgtgtgtgtatgtgttttatgtcCTGTTTCTTCAGTCCAGACGATGAGAGGAATGATTATTAGGTGGCTCTTCACAAAATAGCCTACCCCTTCCTTATTCTATTGAGTATCTAGTCGTCAGACTTGTGCCCACAAGTTCAAGGAGTTTATCTCTTTGAAAAAAGCAGCATTGTCCATTCCACTGTAATCACATAGGCCCTGACATGTGAAGCAGCTATGTTTGATAGATAAGCTTCACATAGCCTACCTGATAGTATGTTTTCTgattaagacaaaaaaaaaactttaaataTGTAGCCTAGTATTTCCTATGTGGACACCATGCACAGCTCGCGCGCACGCTCTGAGTGGGGACTTTTGAGAAACGTTTGACGTCACATATCAGCTGCACAGTGCTCGTGAGGATGGacgggagggggaggagggaaagagcaCAGGGCACTCAAACTACACAGTGGGGGagtgtgttgtttttcttctaCGTCCgttatttttgttgcttttgtgtcCCAGTTTATGAAACAACGCGGCTTTGATTCAAACCAACGTTTCGAATAACTGTGTTCCTCACCGCGGTGGCGAGATGTTCTTTTTGGTGCTCTAATTTGATAACTCTACCTCTGACTCCCAGGTGATTTTTGAACGCTCCTCCCTGGAGGACCGATAACTGGAGGATGTTAGGATGGATTTTGACAGAACACTGTCTGTAATGTCGACAAGCCTTGCTGATTGTTCAAACGTAAATCATCTTCTCTTGAAAAACTGAATATTGGCTGTGACCTATGTGgaacattaggctactagtcgTTTGACTCGAAGATTAACTGGACCAGTTTCCGAACATCATACGGCGGGCTTCCAAGAGGATTATCATTCACATTCAGCATTGAAGACAACTTTACAAAGCATGAATAAAGGTAACATTATTCTACAATACTGTAAAATGGTAATCTCGGCAAATATAGGCTCGTCTGCAATTTTGGATATGATTAAGTTTACCAGTCTGTTAGTTCCTCACATAGTTTGTTCTATGTAGCCTGGCAAAATAGGGTTAATTTTATATTGTAGGCTGTGCTAACTTACAACACCATAAACAGTGCGGTATCTTTGTAACACAGGCTTCAATGTTGCAGGCACCTTGGTTAGCCTAACCCACGTGAATGACACTGAATGAAACAGTGTCTGTCTTAGAATGGAAACAAAAAGTAACGTTAGCACATCCACTTTTTTCCAGTGCTGCAGAGGGGAATAACATCGTAAGAACTCTGTAActaacagtaggctattcactACTCATTTGTTCCTTGGCGGCTTCTATTTTAGAGTCATAGCCTAGTTTACGGGTGACCATGAAGTCATTCTCCACTCATGAGAACATACATTTCGTCGAACAGGTGGTAGGCTACACTTTGCATAGCACTGTTCCTACCTATAACGCCGGTCTAAAGCAGTAGGCTAGCCATACTGTATTGACTTTGGAACTTAGGAACCACAGTCTTGCGCCAGACACGTTACTGACTCGTGCATTGCCGCTACAGTTACATTCATCATATTTACTTCCTTCCACTTCATCTCAGCGCCGCCAGCACATGGACTGTAGCCTAGTCTGTCTGCTCAGCCGTGCAGAAGACGATGGCGGATGTGCTTTATGCAACATGAAAGGCATTGGGGTATCTGATGTAGGTTTACGTGATCAAGAATAGACTATTTACTCAATTGTACCTTCACGCAATATCGTAGTCTACCGGTATTTGCATGGCTAGATGAATTTTAGCCTAAATGAAACCAGATGTTGACTATTCCAATACTAGCACCTGCTATATTTGTTCCAGAAGTTTATAAAAACAAATTTTAAAACACCGAGCCAGTGACAACTTGATACATCAAGACTCACAACCTATGACAGAAGTATACCTACGCTTAAATGTtatcagtagcctaggctagggcTAGGCCTACATCCTTATGGCCAGTATGAGTGATGAATTTCGGGCCGTTGCTGAAGAATATTAGATTGCTGGGTTGGCAGTACCAAGCTAGGTGAATTTGCCTGGTGGGCTTTCAACTGCTCCATAATAAGTCTATTGTCCTGCCCCAGCTGAGTCAATAAGCCTTGAGTTGTGTTGcttgcatagcctactgtagattcAGGTCCTGTGCTTTCTCCAAAGTTCTGGCTGGACAACACATGTCTCCCATGGTGGGGTAAATAGTTATATTTCTTGTGGCTGGTGTGAATAAAGAAATCAATCAAACTCACAATGAACACTCTTTATGTGTATGGGTGGTTTTTTTTAGTAGAAACTGTGGAAGGTATGTGCTTAGTTTAGTAATGTCTCACTTGTGAGTCTAGACACATTCCGATCATATCCTCGGATGTGATTCGGCTCAACTGGTACCACCCAGATGGTGTGTTTGTCATCAAGTGCAACTGCTGATGGGCGATAGACATAGGACCAAAGATTAATGACCCAGACAGTTCTAAATCTCACATTCACAAGTGTTCACAAGCATAAAGCCATGAGAGACTGGGTGCGATTTTTTTTtagctgtgggtgtgtgcaagtgtagcctatgtgtttatatgtaaatgcatgtgtgtgtgtgtgtgtgtgtgtgtgtgtgtatactatgtgggtgcatgtgtttaGGGTCTTGACAGCTGTATAGTGCCCTCTTTAGTATCTTCAGCATGGTTCGTATATTTACACCTCAATTCCGGGTACACAACAGCTGACCCATCTGGACTCAAGGGGTGTCTGTCTTCAGGCCTGCTagtgaccccccacccccctcctctcctctcaactgtctgtgtgtccatgtatgcctggcccacacactgtgtgttgtgcagcACTACATTGTGGAGGCACATTCCTCTCGTTTCTGGTGCCGGCAGTCTCCCTGTACCAAAGCTGCCCACTTAGATAAAATTCCATCGCTGAACCAATGCCACCAGGAAGGAACCCATCCCAGAATGCCAGCCCAGGTCACATTACTTGCTTGCTTCTGTTGTGTTGGGTAGATGATGGGTGTGTTAAGCCCCACTGACCTGTTTTGCTATGGACTGAATGCTGATGCCGTGTGATGAGAGGGACTGAGTAGCTGAAAAGCGTCATTCTGACATTGATTTTAATAGCCACATCCACACAGCTTTGAGTGCAGGATATGCCACAGAGGGCTCCATGCTGGGACTATCATGTGTCCAGCCTTCAGTGTCCATGTCTCCAGCTGGTGCCGTGGGGACATCTGTTAAATGATATCAGCTCTTTTGTgtattacagtatgtctgtgattTGCATCTCTCTGTTGCATGTTTTCATCAGATATTTGCATACTCGCtgcatactgtaaatataaGACATTTACAAAGACATAATGCATAAAgacatttactcacacacaccacaatatgAAATGGTATTACATTTATGTTCTGGCTCCATATAAACTTTGGAAGTTGAGGTATCCCCATTCAATATGCAACATTTCTAGACTTTTATCTCATGTCTGATTGTATCATTATATCATTCTGTAGTGTCACAGACCATTTTTCCTTGCATTCTATCTATTCCTccctgggtctctctctctctctctctctctcttcctatccctctctctccctcctctctccgtgTAACTCAGCCCCACCCTCACATCTTCATTATCAGTAAATGGCGTCCGACCTCTAAGTGTCTTAACGCTTTCTGGCTGGCCTTCTCCTTTGGGAGAGCTGCACCAAGCTCTGCTTGCATTTCTTAGCTCATGCAACAGCCAGTAAAATGCATTCgagttcagacacacacacacacacacacacacacacacacacacacacacacagtcctgtggtgaaagctgtttttctctctcctggcCTCTCCCATGTTGCTGGGTGGCAGTGACACTAAATATAGCCTCACTTATCAATGACAGGCATGCCTACGGCTGTCCGGGGTCCGGCTTTAGAGGTGTCACGAAaggactctgtgtgtgagcCAAGGCCGTGTGGCTCTACATGTATTAATCTCAGAGCAGATTTTACAGACAGCCCATTAGTTGCTTTGGAACGTACAGAATAGGGGAGGGGATCAGATAGGAGGCAATCTACTGCTAtgaattattgtgtgtgtgtgtgtgtgtgtgtgcgcgcgcgcgtgtgtgtgtgtgtgtgtgtgtgtgtgtgtgtgtgtgtgtgtgtgtgtgtgtgtgtgtgtgtgtgtgtgtgtgtgtgtgtgtgtgtgtgtgtgtgtgtgtgtgtgtgtgtgtgcgtgtgagtgtgtgtgtgcgtgtgtgcgtgtgtgcgtgtttatgtgtgtgtgtgtgtgtgtgtgtgtgtgtgtgtgcgcgcgtgtgcttgtgtgtacaaACCAAGTGTCTGAATGTTATTGGCGAGTGGGTGTTATCACGAACGTGTCATACAATCAATGGTCATTACTCACTATCTGATTGTTTGTTCACCCCTCAGTCTTCCTATTGCAGTGGAAACATAGACTCAAATATCCATCATATTATGAAACGTTATACTCCGTTCTAGTTTGACTGCTGCAATCAAGTATTTCATGTGTTTTCTCTTTGTAAATCTTTATTTAACTGCTGGAAATGTGAGAGTTACCAGAGTAAGCATGTGTAGGTGCTTACTGAAGCACACCTCCTTTTTTTgtctatttatatttatatatatctcTTTATATGCAGTCAAAATCTGAGATTATTATCACTGAGGTATTTGATTTGAATTTAGCACATTTGAATGTTGTACTTTTGATTGTAGGCTTTTAGACCTTTCCGGTTGAGTCCTATCTGCTGGTGTTGacagtgcatctgtgtgtgagttaatCTCGTGTTTCCCAGGGTAAACTTGCTGCTGGGAAATGTGATTAGGAGTTtcactgtgtttgtttacaggatTTATAATTAGCAGGTCCTGATACCATGTACCATTCCCCTTAAGTCAATACAGCTTACTTTAGACCTGCTCCCATATGTTTTTGTTGGGGTTAAAGTAGTTACAGTTATTTGGGAAGAAAATTGTAGTTGATGAGTTTGTTATAGTATAACATAAATAGGTGGTATACATAAGCACTGGGTCTCAAATGAAAGTGCAAATGAGAGAGTTTAGTGTTTAAGACTACAGGTGCCAGCCTACATGGGGCCCTTTTGTCTGTTCAGTGCACTGGTGTGGATGATCCACCATTTTGGCTGTGGCTCTCATATGTAGACTCGACAGTGAGCCTTGCCCCATCTGTTCAGCTGCAGTTTCCTGCtgtttccctctgtctccctcctagACAGTTCTAATACACTCAGATCCATTCTGTACGGTGAATTAAACATAGGTATTAGTaaaagtaatgtgtgtgtgtgtgtgtatggtattttGAATGTGTTGCTATTCATTTGTCTGTAACTGTTCTTGTAAAGATTGAGTTTGCTTTACTGACTAATTAGATGAGTCATACGTGGGTTTCTTTCATTTTAAGTGTTGTGTCGAGGGTTTCACAAAGACATTATGGGGAAAGCCCGGTAATTACCCACCTTGAAACATTACAAAATTGAGCTACTGCTGAATTCAGCTACTTAACAGCTTATTGACTGTTATTTGTTTGTACTTGTCTGTTGTTCTGTTCCTGGGATTGGCTTGTTTGCATAACAAGAAACTTAGCCTAAAATGCTTTGAGAAGGGCCTAACTGTCATTTTAACAGTAAAGAGGCCCTGTTTGTTTGGAGATCCACATGGGCCTTGTTATCGCAGCCCAATCACCATGTGACCATTTGTATCACCTGTCTTTTAACACCAGGGCGTGGCTCTCAGCAGGACGTCAGCAGCTCATGACACCTAAAGCTGACAGACCTCTTATCTTGCTCAGTGATGTCATTTGAGTCTGTTTAAAGAGATGGAAATTACTTTTCAAACCGCCCAGCCTCTTTGCATAACCAGTACTTCCAGTCTTTTGTTGGCAGCATTCAAAGCACAGGGTTCCCCCAAGACTGACACAGTTGAATGTGCCCCCTCAGGCAAATGAGAGATCGTGTTTTTGTAATCTCTCATAATGTAGAGTCGGTTGTCTGTGTCAGGTCAGTGGGCTGAGCCTTTGAAGTCATCCGATGAATGATGCCGTGTCTAGGAGGAAGTGTACCTAGAGGGCAGTTTTGATGGCTTAATCTGCTGTTCACCTATTTC is a window from the Sardina pilchardus chromosome 18, fSarPil1.1, whole genome shotgun sequence genome containing:
- the sparcl2 gene encoding SPARC-like protein 1, which translates into the protein MLVPINLILLLVLLTFQPRTVTGGRAQRRQRQAEDMLKPYLGRVDPETLCGLLKCHSPVGSWCQVVKKGGYLVPKCVCPQACPRQGVSVCSVLGKTYGNECLLHKEACRKKRRIGLAHPGPCMVPKAQCTDEEFGQFPYRLLDWFLLLSRMGESYDPQAPSQSCLSHTARIQLAQRRFVLLDRNQDGKLSRRDLKKLYYKRMPLEHCAKRFFQSCDKNRNRKVTLREWTSCLVKGSESWFHRYMSMKMGSRKLCPTTESNL